The SAR324 cluster bacterium genomic sequence CTTTGCAGTGTCGTAGGTGCTTCCATTTTCAGTTCCAACAGATCCCGCTCATCAATAAGCTGGTAGCGCCGGAGCATGGAGTCGGTTTTGTGGCCGACTTGCTTCATCTCTAAGTTTCATGTTTTTAGCTGAAGATGGCGCTGTCATTAAATTAAGAAATGTTTGGTGTGAGGGATACCAAATCCCCAGAACCTCATCGATATCTTGAGTGCCAACTACCTGTCCAAAAACTTCTGTCCTCCAGAGAATCTTTCCACCAACTTCTTTTAGCAATTGCTCAAGAACTTTCATGTAGGCTTGATACAACTTTCCGGTTGGGTACTCAGCAACATCCAGATATTTGTTGAGATTTAACATAAAAACAGCATCGTCTTGACTCCCGTGGGCAATCACTTTCATCTTTTCAATTTCGGTCAAATTGACACTTGGCAGTTCAGCCATTGTTGCCTCTTGTAATTCTGGGGTGAACACGATGCGTGATCCTTAG encodes the following:
- a CDS encoding DUF1330 domain-containing protein; translation: MAELPSVNLTEIEKMKVIAHGSQDDAVFMLNLNKYLDVAEYPTGKLYQAYMKVLEQLLKEVGGKILWRTEVFGQVVGTQDIDEVLGIWYPSHQTFLNLMTAPSSAKNMKLRDEASRPQNRLHAPALPAY